In Fibrobacter sp. UWB15, the following proteins share a genomic window:
- a CDS encoding DUF1846 domain-containing protein: protein MFKVGFDNDAYLRTQSEKIAERIAKFGGKLYLEFGGKLFDDHHASRVLPGFAPDSKIRMLEKLKDKAEVIIAINAGDIEKNKVRGDLGITYDQDVLRLIDAFRGYGLYVSSVVLTRWQEQPSAVAYQKKLEDLGLKVYRHYPIAGYPSNIPLVVSDDGYGKNEFVETSRELVVVTAPGPGSGKMAVCLSQIYHENKRGVKAGYAKFETFPIWNIPLKHPVNLAYEAATADLNDVNMIDPFHLEAYGQTTINYNRDVEIFPVLNALFTRILGESPYKSPTDMGVNMAGNCIVDDDAVCEAARQEIIRRYYNTLCDVRKGNADKDQVYKQELIMEQAQISTANRPVIAAAVKKAEESEGPAVAIQLNDGAIITGKTSSLLGASSAMLLDSLKHLAGIPDEVRLLSPMVIEPIQNLKTKQLGHKNPRLHMDEVLVALSVCALTDYNAKIAMEKLPELRHCEVHSSVILSQVDVGVFRRLGVNLTTEPTYQTSKLYHG, encoded by the coding sequence ATGTTTAAAGTAGGGTTTGATAACGACGCGTACCTGAGGACGCAGTCCGAAAAGATTGCCGAGCGCATTGCGAAGTTCGGCGGAAAACTTTATCTGGAATTTGGCGGAAAACTGTTCGATGACCATCACGCATCCCGCGTGTTGCCTGGCTTTGCGCCCGACAGTAAAATCCGCATGCTTGAAAAGCTCAAGGACAAGGCCGAAGTCATTATCGCCATTAACGCCGGCGATATCGAAAAGAACAAGGTTCGCGGCGACTTGGGCATTACCTACGATCAAGATGTCTTGCGCCTGATTGATGCCTTCCGTGGCTATGGCCTGTACGTGAGCTCTGTGGTGCTGACCCGCTGGCAGGAACAGCCGAGTGCTGTTGCCTATCAGAAAAAGCTTGAAGATCTTGGCCTCAAGGTTTATCGTCATTACCCGATTGCGGGTTACCCGAGCAACATTCCGCTGGTAGTGAGCGACGACGGTTACGGCAAGAATGAATTTGTCGAAACCTCTCGCGAACTTGTGGTGGTGACGGCACCTGGTCCCGGAAGTGGAAAGATGGCTGTGTGCCTTTCGCAGATTTACCACGAAAACAAGCGTGGCGTGAAGGCCGGCTACGCCAAGTTCGAAACCTTCCCGATTTGGAACATTCCGCTCAAGCACCCGGTGAACCTCGCATACGAAGCCGCCACCGCCGACTTGAACGACGTGAACATGATTGACCCGTTCCACTTGGAAGCCTACGGACAGACGACTATCAACTACAACCGCGACGTGGAAATCTTCCCGGTGCTGAACGCCCTGTTTACCCGCATTCTCGGTGAATCTCCGTACAAGAGTCCGACCGATATGGGCGTGAACATGGCCGGCAACTGCATTGTCGATGACGACGCCGTTTGCGAAGCCGCCCGCCAGGAAATCATCCGCCGCTACTACAACACGCTTTGCGACGTGCGTAAGGGCAACGCCGACAAGGATCAAGTTTACAAGCAGGAACTGATTATGGAACAGGCCCAGATCAGCACTGCAAACCGCCCCGTGATTGCGGCTGCCGTCAAGAAGGCCGAAGAATCCGAAGGCCCGGCTGTAGCAATCCAGCTGAACGATGGCGCTATCATTACGGGTAAAACGTCCTCGCTGCTTGGAGCCTCTTCTGCAATGCTTCTGGATTCGCTGAAGCACTTGGCCGGCATCCCTGACGAAGTGCGCCTGCTTTCGCCGATGGTGATTGAACCGATTCAGAACTTGAAGACCAAGCAGCTTGGCCACAAGAATCCGCGCCTGCACATGGACGAAGTCCTCGTGGCCCTCTCTGTTTGCGCCCTCACGGATTATAATGCGAAAATTGCCATGGAAAAGCTCCCGGAACTTCGCCACTGCGAAGTGCATTCCAGCGTGATTCTTTCGCAGGTCGACGTGGGCGTGTTCCGCCGATTGGGTGTGAACTTGACTACGGAACCGACGTATCAGACGAGTAAGCTTTATCACGGGTAA
- a CDS encoding amidophosphoribosyltransferase — MGGFCGVVSKEDCVSDLFFGTDYHSHLGTHRGGLAVLKSNGHFHRSIHNIQNTPFRSKFEHDLPSFAGNVGIGVISDTDPQPLVMTSKLGTFAIVTVGLITNIEEIKNELFKNNCMQLQYSTTSGMVGPTEVVSALIATQDSIVEGLKYVQEKIKGSCSVLLMDETGKFYASRDKWGRTPIVLGKKDGAMIALQESCAIHNLGFEYVRDMGPGEIAELTPDGDKTLVAPGKKMAICSFLWVYYGYPASSYEGRNVEMTRYRCGSALAKRTPTEADAACGIPDSGTSHALGYAHEAGIKFARPFVKYTPTWARSFMPQDQKQRERVASMKLIPIPGLIKDRRLVFCDDSIVRGTQLGKQAQKLYSLGCKETHMRIACPPLVYPCKFINFSRSKNEYDLITRRYIRDQEGENPDLDKYTDPDGDAYKGMVEYIRQKLNLTTLAFQRIDDLIHAIGLPADQLCTFCWSGKDYAETGDCYHCPCHGDDSDKE; from the coding sequence ATGGGCGGCTTTTGCGGTGTTGTTTCTAAAGAAGATTGCGTAAGCGACCTCTTCTTCGGAACCGACTACCATTCTCACCTGGGAACCCACCGTGGCGGTTTGGCGGTTCTCAAGTCCAACGGACATTTCCATCGTTCGATCCACAACATCCAGAACACCCCGTTCCGCAGCAAGTTTGAGCATGACTTGCCCTCTTTTGCTGGAAACGTAGGCATCGGTGTTATCTCGGATACGGACCCGCAGCCGCTCGTCATGACCTCCAAGCTCGGCACGTTCGCTATCGTGACCGTCGGCTTGATTACGAACATCGAAGAAATCAAGAACGAGCTGTTCAAGAACAACTGCATGCAGCTCCAGTACTCCACGACCAGCGGAATGGTCGGACCGACCGAAGTGGTATCCGCCTTGATCGCCACGCAAGATTCTATTGTCGAAGGTCTCAAGTACGTACAAGAGAAAATCAAGGGTAGCTGCTCTGTTCTTTTGATGGACGAAACCGGCAAGTTCTACGCAAGCCGCGACAAGTGGGGCCGTACGCCGATCGTACTCGGCAAAAAAGACGGCGCCATGATCGCCCTGCAAGAAAGCTGCGCTATCCATAACCTCGGCTTTGAATACGTCCGCGACATGGGGCCGGGCGAAATCGCCGAACTCACACCCGATGGCGACAAAACGCTCGTCGCCCCGGGCAAGAAGATGGCAATATGTTCGTTCCTGTGGGTTTACTACGGTTACCCGGCATCAAGCTACGAAGGACGCAATGTCGAAATGACTCGCTACCGCTGCGGTTCCGCACTCGCAAAGCGCACCCCCACCGAAGCCGACGCCGCCTGCGGCATTCCTGACTCCGGTACGTCTCACGCCCTCGGTTACGCCCACGAAGCCGGCATCAAGTTCGCCCGCCCGTTCGTGAAGTACACGCCGACTTGGGCCCGCTCCTTTATGCCGCAAGACCAGAAGCAGCGCGAACGCGTGGCTTCCATGAAACTGATTCCGATTCCGGGACTCATCAAGGACCGCCGCCTTGTGTTCTGCGACGACTCTATCGTGCGCGGCACGCAGCTCGGTAAGCAGGCCCAGAAGCTTTATTCGCTCGGCTGTAAAGAAACCCACATGCGTATCGCATGCCCGCCGCTCGTTTACCCCTGCAAGTTCATCAACTTCTCCCGTTCCAAGAACGAATACGACCTGATTACCCGTCGCTATATCCGCGACCAGGAAGGTGAGAATCCCGATTTGGACAAGTACACCGACCCGGATGGCGACGCCTACAAGGGCATGGTGGAATACATCCGCCAGAAGCTGAACCTCACGACGCTTGCGTTCCAGCGCATCGACGACCTGATTCACGCTATCGGGCTCCCCGCCGACCAGCTCTGCACCTTCTGCTGGAGCGGTAAGGACTACGCCGAAACGGGTGACTGCTATCATTGTCCATGTCACGGCGACGACAGCGACAAAGAATAA
- a CDS encoding GGDEF domain-containing protein, with product MNSLLSINDVSLALSLDYECVFFVDIESDNYAMFAFGGNHKNLELSETSNFWADCRVNLETFVYEGDREWFGQNIANKDSLIASVQDGKAFRGKYRIMAGDKPVWYSMKVVLGRAEQRNYLIIGVTNIDTQERERLALEQKATKSELYGQIVMALAERYDALYMVDLDTNHYALYKSERVFCELSVALEGEDFFNQLKKDALNVIYKEDIPLIVNALDRRTLLKELDDNGVFSLTYRLNTPKGPLYVNMVAVYADKKHVVISVTNIDAQVRREQKIREEVSAAYEKARRDDLTGIKNKTAYGEFESKLNQQIQSGENVKFAIALCDVNGLKTVNDTLGHIAGDEYIRSASRLVCQTFAHSPVFRIGGDEFVAILRGSDFENREKLEKEFTEAIEKNADKHKVVVACGISVFDKEHDKDVSSVFERADALMYKNKVRMKNGHDEIIGTIIQSIGAKVTN from the coding sequence ATGAATTCGCTTTTGTCCATTAATGATGTGTCGCTTGCTCTATCGCTTGATTACGAGTGCGTGTTTTTTGTCGATATCGAAAGTGACAACTATGCCATGTTCGCATTTGGCGGGAATCATAAAAATCTGGAATTGAGTGAAACCAGCAATTTTTGGGCGGATTGCCGGGTAAACCTCGAGACGTTTGTTTATGAAGGCGACAGGGAATGGTTTGGTCAAAACATTGCCAACAAGGATTCGCTGATTGCCTCGGTACAAGACGGTAAAGCTTTTAGAGGAAAGTACCGTATTATGGCAGGGGATAAACCTGTCTGGTATTCCATGAAGGTGGTTCTTGGGCGTGCGGAACAACGCAATTACTTGATTATTGGAGTGACCAATATCGATACCCAGGAACGTGAGCGCTTGGCTCTTGAACAGAAAGCGACCAAGAGTGAACTTTATGGCCAAATCGTGATGGCCCTTGCCGAACGCTACGACGCCCTTTATATGGTCGATTTGGATACGAACCATTATGCGCTGTACAAGAGTGAACGGGTGTTCTGCGAATTGAGCGTGGCACTCGAAGGCGAAGATTTCTTTAACCAGCTGAAAAAGGATGCTTTAAACGTCATTTACAAAGAAGATATTCCCTTGATTGTGAATGCTTTGGATAGGCGTACGCTTTTAAAGGAACTTGATGATAATGGAGTGTTTTCGTTGACGTACCGCCTGAACACTCCGAAAGGACCTTTGTATGTAAACATGGTGGCGGTTTATGCCGATAAAAAGCATGTTGTTATCAGCGTGACCAATATTGATGCTCAGGTTCGCCGCGAACAAAAAATCAGGGAAGAGGTGAGTGCTGCTTACGAAAAGGCGCGCCGCGACGATTTGACCGGGATTAAGAATAAGACCGCATATGGTGAATTTGAATCTAAACTGAACCAGCAAATCCAGTCGGGCGAAAACGTGAAATTCGCAATTGCCTTGTGCGATGTAAACGGTTTAAAGACGGTGAACGACACGCTGGGGCACATTGCCGGTGACGAATATATTCGCTCGGCCAGTAGGCTTGTGTGCCAGACTTTTGCCCATAGCCCGGTGTTCCGTATTGGTGGCGATGAATTTGTTGCGATTCTGCGTGGTTCCGATTTCGAAAACCGTGAAAAGCTGGAAAAGGAATTTACTGAAGCGATTGAGAAAAACGCTGACAAACATAAGGTTGTGGTTGCTTGTGGAATTTCTGTATTTGACAAGGAACATGACAAGGATGTTTCGTCTGTCTTTGAACGAGCCGATGCGCTCATGTATAAAAACAAAGTGCGCATGAAGAATGGGCATGATGAAATTATCGGAACGATTATTCAATCGATTGGAGCCAAAGTAACTAATTAG